In a genomic window of Rhopalosiphum maidis isolate BTI-1 chromosome 4, ASM367621v3, whole genome shotgun sequence:
- the LOC113557547 gene encoding mucin-12-like isoform X5 produces the protein MVDIFSGHSILLRVNNAMMSKNIAVLSLFVLLASVFGSDGRSSAGAVEPDEMDVYRLPGDTIPVSYNLNIMPDYNYFTDAVDFDGEVEIVIDVKSNTSTITLNCNDILIYVVYVHEEIEKYDVDVMEVCNDTQNEQCNILLKSQLKVGIQYVVSIEYHVHMQVNNMEGFYKSTYNNKNNHKEWLLLTYFEPTGARRILPCYDEPSYKTPFNITLTRPFNKSSRSNMPIYKSYYDKSWKEMRDVFVETPPISTHMIAFVVSGFNWMTNGSVAGSSPVYVFSDADRSDQLQYVSGEAPKLLAAMERFTEVQYDLPKLDLFAVPDFKSDAMGNWGLNTFREKYLLLDENSSAKANESGLSMVQREVARQWFGNLVTCSWWDYLWLHDAFAAYFQYFSIDLVYPDWRMSQMFVVERHQRALEYDQTPRRPITTFVHTPHDINDAFYDQTYDKAAAFLRMLKYTTNDTIFQQSLVRYLKQNKYVSADPDVLFAAFEYTVSKYQFNFGQNVTVTEFMKQWTEQSGYPMINVVKVNDEFIVTQEKCLMDTPDKITDSTRWYIGITYTTESSKNFENFTLATWCKPNVDKCVLSAPKNYGWFIFNLQSTGFYRVNYDNDNWSSLIRQLKETPNEIHVLNRAQLIDDSFYLARADKLHYSVPLRISSYLKIEDDVLPWYSVINGYSYLIERMRRNDTEYTDLRECVSNLAGIIYKKIKDQVVEKKNTEHIILTSWNTFSVWACQLSNEMCIQSAFDYYTRWQNGEKIPSDIRDAAFCVGVHITNTTTSWEQMFDLYKTTRSPSEKQSAQTALACTEDDTLLSRYLNYIFETEDGPIRKQDYKDVFKAVSTTARGLDVLIDFLVQNLNEIINKLTDGENIAIFIYSICTSKAALDSEINKLKQLKDDPKTPENLRKAFNKCYNQIEIDLYWYDKYHEIVNQNSGCSSEYTTTDEPKQSSTPKKESTTQIFTQTSTEITKEENTTLSEQTDTTTHIYTETKPSETSVSVTTDSTTRSYTEKEPTGTTLSEGTESTTQIYTETQPSKTTASALTDSTTQSYTETQPGETTSSGSSVSTTHSYTETQPGERTSSGSSDSTTQTYTETQTGEKTSPGSSVSTTHSYTETQPGETTSSGSSASTTSSHTETEAGETTSPGSSVSTTHSYTETQTGETTSSGSSDSTTHSYTETQPKETTSPGSSVSTTQSYTETQPGETTSSGSSDSTTQSYTETQPGETTSPGSSDSTTSSHTETEAGETTVSALTDSTTQSYTETQPEETTSPGSSVSTTQSYTETQPGETTSSGSSDSTTQSYTETQPGERTSPGSSDSTTSSHTETETGETTVSALTDSTTQSYTETQPEETTSPGSSVSTTQSYTETQPEETTSSGSSDSTTSSHTETQTEETTLFERSESTTQRYTETQPGETTSPGSSDSTTQSYTETQPGERTSSGSSDSTTQTYTETQTGEKASPGSSDSTTSSHTETEAGETTSPGSSVSTTHSYTETQTGETTSSGSSDSTTHSYTETQPEETTSSGSSDSTTQSYTETQPGETTALGSSDSTTSSHTETEAGEITVSALTDSTTQSYTETQPEETTSPGSSVSTTQRYTETQPGETTSSGSSDSTTQSYTETQPGETTSPGSSDSTTSSHTETEAGETTVSALTDSTTQSYTETQPEETTSPGSSVSTTQSYTETQPGETTSSGSSDSTTQSYTETQPGETTSPGSSDSTTHSYTETQPEETTSSGSSDSTTRSHTETEAGETTSSGSSDSTTHSYTETQPEETTSSGSSDSTTQSYTETQPGETTSPGSSDSTTQSYTETQPEETTSPGSSDSTTQSYTETQPGERTSSGSSDSTTQTYTETQTGETTSPGSSVSTTQSYTETQPEETTSSGSSDSTTSSHTETQTEETTLFERTESTTQRYTETQPGETTSPGSSDSTTQSYTETQPGERTSSGSSDSTTQTYTETQTGEKTSPGSSVSTTHSYTETQPGETTSSGSSASTTQTYTETQPGERTSPGSSDSTTSSHTETEAGETTSPGSSVSTTHSYTETQTGETTSSGSSDSTTHSYTETQPEETTSSGSSDSTTQRYTETQPGETTALGSSDSTTSSHTETEAGEITVSALTDSTTQSYTETQPEETTSPGSSVSTTQRYTETQPGETTSSGSSDSTTQSYTETQPGETTSPGSSDSTTSSHTETEAGETTVSALTDSTTQSYTETQPEETTSPGSSVSTTQSYTETQPGETTSSGSSDSTTQSYTETQPGETTSPGSSDSTTHSYTETQPEETTSSGSSDSTTRSHTETEAGETTSSGSSDSTTHSYTETQPEETTSSGSSDSTTQSYTETQPGETTSPGSSDSTTQSYTETQPEETTSPGSSDSTTQSYTETQPGERTSSGSSDSTTQTYTETQTGETTSPGSSVSTTQSYTETQPEETTSSGSSDSTTSSHTETQTEETTLFERTESTTQRYTETQPGETTSPGSSDSTTQSYTETQPGERTSPGSSDSTTHSYTETQPEETTSSGSSDSTTSSHTETEAGETTSSGSSDSTTQTYTETQTGETTSPGSSVSTTHSYTETQPGETTSSGSSASTTQTYTETQPGERTSPGSSDSTTSSHTETEAGETTSPGSSVSTTHSYTETQTGETTSSGSSDSTTHSYTETQPEETTSSGSSDSTTQSYTETQPGETTALGSSDSTTSSHTETEAGEITVSALTDSTTQSYTETQPEETTSSGSSDSTTQSYTETHPGETTSPGSSVSTTQRYTETQPGETTSSGSSDSTTQSYTETQPGETTSPGSSDSTTSSHTETEAGETTVSALTDSTTQSYTETQPEETTSPGSSVSTTQSYTETQPGETTSSGSSDSTTQSYTETQPGETTSPGSSDSTTSSHTETEAGETTSPGSSVSTTHSYTETQTGETTSSGSSDSTTHSYTETQPEETTSSGSSDSTTQSYTETQPGETTALGSSDSTTSSHTETEAGETTSSGSSDSTTHSYTETQPEETTSSGSSDSTTSSHTETEAGETTSPGSSVSTTHSYTETQTGETTSSGSSDSTTHSYTETQPEETTSPGSSVSTTQSYTETQPGETTSSGSSDSTTQSYTETQPGETTSPGSSDSTTSSHTETEAGETTVSALTDSTTQSYTETQPEETTSSGSSDSTTSSHTETQTEETTLFERTESTTQRYTETQPGETTSPGSSDSTTQSYTETQPGERTSSGSSDSTTQTYTETQTGEKTSPGSSVSTTHSYTETQPGETTSSGSSASTTQTYTETQPGERTSPGSSDSTTSSHTETEAGETTSPGSSVSTTHSYTETQTGETTSSGSSNSTTHSYTETQPEETTSSGSSDSTTQSYTETQPGETTASGSSDSTTSSHTETEAGETTVSALTDSTTQSYTETQPEETTSPGSSVSTTQSYTETQPGETTSSGSSDSTTQSYTETQPGETTSPGSSDSTTSSHTETEAGETTVSALTDSTTQSYTETQPEETTSPGSSVSTTQSYTETQPGETTSSGSSDSTTQSYTETQPGETTSSGSSDSTTSSHTETEVGETTVSKYPATSIDPSTVSSTQETTLLEGTDSTTISYTESEKTEPPIDTTSLEPTYSTTHSFTNTSSVGTTASEYSETTVEKSTASSPLDTTLSKWTDSTTHVYTELSSAESTVSDYPYSTTDHSTANYTTPAPFDKPPRFMLSFFFFLFIFFIVVFIVIIFFWRRSYNNVSIKSTYISLYHI, from the exons ATGGTCGACATCTTTTCAGgacacagtatattattacgagtCAATAACGCGATGATGTCAAAAAATATAGCAGTACTGTCGTTATTCGTCTTGCTTGCAAGCGTTTTCGGTTCCGATGGACGTTCTTCCGCGGGAGCCGTCGAGCCGGACGAAATGGACGTTTACCGACTGCCAGGTGATACGATCCCGGTCtcgtataatttgaatattatgccggattataattactttacgGACGCCGTTGACTTCGACGGGGAGGTAGAGATTGTGATCGACGTAAAATCGAACACTTCGACGATAACGCTGAACTGCAATGATATTCTGATTTACGTGGTATATGTGCACGAAGAAATAGAGAAATACGACGTTGATGTAATGGAAGTCTGCAACGACACCCAAAATGAGCAATGcaacattttgttaaaatccCAACTGAAAGTGGGAATTCAATACGTGGTAAGCATCGAATATCACGTGCACATGCAAGTAAACAACATGGAAGGATTTTACAAAAGTACATACAACAATAAGAACAATCATAAAGA ATGGTTGCTCTTGACATATTTCGAACCGACCGGGGCAAGGAGAATATTACCGTGTTACGATGAACCGTCGTACAAAACGCCTTTCAACATAACGCTGACAAGACCGTTTAACAAATCGTCACGGTCCAACATGCCGATTTACAAGAGTTATTAcga TAAATCCTGGAAAGAGATGCGCGACGTTTTCGTCGAGACTCCGCCGATCTCCACACACATGATCGCGTTTGTCGTCAGCGGATTTAACTGGATGACGAATGGCAGCGTAGCCGGTAGTAGTCCCGTATACGTTTTCTCAGACGCCGACCGCTCGGACCAGTTGCAGTACGTCTCCGGCGAGGCGCCAAAGCTGCTGGCGGCCATGGAGAGGTTCACGGAAGTGCAGTACGACCTACCCAAACTCGATTTGTTCGCCGTACCGGATTTCAAGTCGGACGCCATGGGCAACTGGGGGTTGAACACATTTCG tgaaaaatatttgttattggaTGAAAATTCCAGCGCCAAAGCCAATGAATCCGGGCTATCGATGGTTCAGCGAGAGGTGGCTCGTCAGTGGTTCGGCAACCTGGTCACGTGTTCCTGGTGGGACTACCTTTGGCTGCACGATGCGTTTGCTGCGTACTTTCAGTACTTTTCCATAGACTTG GTTTATCCAGATTGGAGGATGAGCCAGATGTTTGTGGTTGAACGGCATCAGCGGGCTTTGGAGTATGATCAAACGCCCAGGCGTCCGATTACAACGTTTGTGCACACTCCACATGACATTAATGACGCGTTTTACGACCAAACTTACGACAAGGCCGCAGCCTTCTTGCGAATGTTGAAATACACTACCAACGACACTATATTCCAACAGTCGTTGGTCCGATATTTGAAACAGAACAA GTACGTGTCGGCGGATCCCGATGTGTTATTTGCGGCATTCGAGTACACCGTTtccaaatatcaatttaattttggacAAAACGTCACAGTCACCGAATTCATGAAACAGTGGACAGAACAGTCCGGATACCCAATGATTAATGTAGTTAAAGTTAACGACGAGTTTATAGTAACTCAA GAAAAGTGCCTAATGGACACTCCCGATAAGATAACTGATTCAACTAGATGGTACATAGGAATCACTTATACGACAGAGTCGAGTAAAAATTTCGAAAACTTTACGTTGGCCACATGGTGTAAGCCGAATGTGGACAAATGTGTTTTGTCGGCCCCAAAAAACTACGGGTGGTTTATATTCAATCTACAGTCCACTG GGTTTTACAGGGTTAATTACGATAATGATAATTGGTCATCATTGATTAGACAATTGAAAGAAACGCCAAATGAAATTCACGTACTCAATCGTGCTCAGCTAATTGACGATTCTTTCTACTTAGCAAGAGcagataaattacattattcagTTCCATTGAGAAtatcatcatatttaaaaatagaagatGACGTGTTACCTTGGTATTCTGTAATTAACGGATATTCATATCTAATAGAGCGTATGAGGCGTAATGATACAGAATATACAGATTTAAGG gAATGCGTTAGTAATTTGGCAggtatcatttataaaaaaatcaaagatcAAGTAgttgagaaaaaaaacacaGAACATATAATTCTCACCAGCTGGAATACATTTTCAGTATGGGCATGTCAATTGAGTAATGAGATGTGCATACAATCGGCATTTGATTACTATACAAGATGGCAAAATGGAGAAAA AATACCCTCAGATATTAGAGACGCTGCATTCTGTGTTGGTGTACATATAACAAATACCACCACCTCGTGGGAACAAATGTTtgatttgtataaaacaaCAAGATCACCCTCCGAAAAACAGTCAGCACAAACAGCATTAGCATGCACAGAGGACGATACCCTTTTGTCTAG atatttaaattatatttttgagacTGAAGATGGACCTATTAGAAAACAAGATTATAAAGATGTTTTTAAAGCAGTATCCACCACGGCGAGAGGACTTGATGtcttaatagattttttggtgcaaaatttaaatgaaattataaacaaactaaCTGATGGAGAGAAcattgcaatatttatttactcaatATGTACATCAAAAGCAGCTCTTGATTCCGAAATCAATAaa ttaaaacaattaaaagatGATCCAAAAACACCAGAAAACCTCAGGAAAGCATTCAATAAATGTTACAATCAAATAGAAATCGATCTATACTGGTAtgataaatatcatgaaatagTAAATCAAAACTCAGGTTGTTCCAGTGAATATACGACAACTGATGAACCCAAGCAGTCATCCACACCAAAAAAAGAGTCAACTACCCAAATATTCACACAAACTTCAACAGAAATAACAAAAGAAGAAAATACAACATTATCAGAACAAACAGATACAAccacacatatatacactGAAACAAAACCTAGCGAAACATCCGTATCAGTAACAACAGATTCAACAACACGCAGTTACACAGAAAAAGAACCTACAGGAACGACATTATCAGAAGGAACAGAATCAACAACGCAAATTTACACTGAAACGCAACCTAGCAAAACAACCGCATCAGCTCTAACAGATTCAACAACACAAAGTTACACTGAAACTCAACCGGGAGAAACAACATCATCAGGAAGCTCAGTTTCAACAACACATAGTTACACTGAAACTCAACCTGGAGAAAGAACATCATCAGGAAGCTCAGATTCAACAACACAGACATACACTGAAACTCAAACCGGAGAAAAAACATCACCAGGAAGCTCAGTTTCAACAACGCATAGTTACACTGAAACTCAACCGGGAGAAACAACATCATCAGGAAGCTCAGCTTCAACAACAAGTAGTCACACTGAAACAGAAGCTGGTGAAACAACATCGCCAGGAAGCTCAGTTTCAACAACGCATAGTTACACTGAAACTCAAACCGGAGAAACAACATCATCAGGAAGCTCAGATTCAACAACGCACAGTTACACTGAAACTCAACCGAAAGAAACAACATCACCAGGAAGCTCAGTTTCAACAACACAGAGTTACACTGAAACTCAACCGGGAGAAACAACATCATCAGGAAGCTCAGATTCAACAACACAGAGTTATACTGAAACTCAACCTGGTGAAACAACATCACCAGGAAGCTCAGATTCAACAACAAGTAGTCACACTGAAACAGAAGCTGGTGAAACAACCGTATCAGCACTAACAGATTCAACAACACAGAGTTACACTGAAACTCAACCGGAAGAAACAACATCACCAGGAAGCTCAGTTTCAACAACACAGAGTTACACTGAAACTCAACCGGGAGAAACAACATCATCAGGAAGCTCAGATTCAACAACACAGAGTTATACTGAAACTCAACCTGGTGAAAGAACATCACCAGGAAGCTCAGATTCAACAACAAGTAGTCACACTGAAACAGAAACTGGTGAAACAACCGTATCAGCACTAACAGATTCAACAACACAGAGTTACACTGAAACTCAACCGGAAGAAACAACATCACCAGGAAGCTCAGTTTCAACAACACAGAGTTACACTGAAACTCAACCGGAAGAAACAACATCATCAGGAAGCTCAGATTCAACAACAAGTAGTCACACTGAAACTCAAACTGAAGAAACAACATTATTCGAAAGATCAGAATCAACAACACAGAGATATACAGAAACTCAACCGGGAGAAACAACATCACCAGGAAGCTCAGATTCAACAACACAGAGTTACACTGAAACTCAACCTGGAGAAAGAACATCATCAGGAAGCTCAGATTCAACAACACAGACATACACTGAAACTCAAACCGGAGAAAAAGCATCGCCAGGAAGCTCAGATTCAACAACAAGTAGTCACACTGAAACAGAAGCTGGTGAAACAACATCGCCAGGAAGCTCAGTTTCAACAACGCATAGTTACACTGAAACTCAAACCGGAGAAACAACATCATCAGGAAGCTCAGATTCAACAACGCACAGTTACACTGAAACTCAACCGGAAGAAACAACATCATCCGGAAGCTCAGATTCAACAACACAGAGTTACACTGAAACTCAACCTGGAGAAACGACAGCATTAGGAAGCTCAGATTCAACAACAAGTAGTCACACTGAAACAGAAGCTGGTGAAATAACCGTATCAGCACTAACAGATTCAACAACACAGAGTTACACTGAAACTCAACCGGAAGAAACAACATCACCAGGAAGCTCAGTTTCAACAACACAGAGATACACTGAAACTCAACCGGGAGAAACAACATCATCAGGAAGCTCAGATTCAACAACACAGAGTTATACTGAAACTCAACCTGGTGAAACAACATCACCAGGAAGCTCAGATTCAACAACAAGTAGTCACACTGAAACAGAAGCTGGTGAAACAACCGTATCAGCACTAACAGATTCAACAACACAGAGTTACACTGAAACTCAACCGGAAGAAACAACATCACCAGGAAGCTCAGTTTCAACAACACAGAGTTACACTGAAACTCAACCGGGAGAAACAACATCATCAGGAAGCTCAGATTCAACAACACAGAGTTATACTGAAACTCAACCTGGTGAAACAACATCACCAGGAAGCTCAGATTCAACAACGCACAGTTACACTGAAACTCAACCGGAAGAAACAACATCATCCGGAAGCTCAGATTCAACAACAAGAAGTCACACTGAAACAGAAGCTGGTGAAACAACATCATCAGGAAGCTCAGATTCAACAACGCACAGTTACACTGAAACTCAACCGGAAGAAACAACATCATCCGGAAGCTCAGATTCAACAACACAGAGTTACACTGAAACTCAACCGGGAGAAACAACATCACCAGGAAGCTCAGATTCAACAACACAGAGTTACACTGAAACTCAACCGGAAGAAACAACATCACCAGGAAGCTCAGATTCAACAACACAGAGTTACACTGAAACTCAACCTGGAGAAAGAACATCATCAGGAAGCTCAGATTCAACAACACAGACATACACTGAAACTCAAACCGGAGAAACAACATCACCAGGAAGCTCAGTTTCAACAACACAGAGTTACACTGAAACTCAACCGGAAGAAACAACATCATCAGGAAGCTCAGATTCAACAACAAGTAGTCACACTGAAACTCAAACTGAAGAAACAACATTATTCGAAAGAACAGAATCAACAACACAGAGATATACAGAAACTCAACCGGGAGAAACAACATCACCAGGAAGCTCAGATTCAACAACACAGAGTTACACTGAAACTCAACCTGGAGAAAGAACATCATCAGGAAGCTCAGATTCAACAACACAGACATACACTGAAACTCAAACCGGAGAAAAAACATCACCAGGAAGCTCAGTTTCAACAACGCATAGTTACACTGAAACTCAACCGGGAGAAACAACATCATCAGGAAGCTCAGCTTCAACAACACAGACATACACTGAAACTCAACCTGGAGAAAGAACATCGCCAGGAAGCTCAGATTCAACAACAAGTAGTCACACTGAAACAGAAGCTGGTGAAACAACATCGCCAGGAAGCTCAGTTTCAACAACGCATAGTTACACTGAAACTCAAACCGGAGAAACAACATCATCAGGAAGCTCAGATTCAACAACGCACAGTTACACTGAAACTCAACCGGAAGAAACAACATCATCCGGAAGCTCAGATTCAACAACACAGAGATATACTGAAACTCAACCTGGAGAAACGACAGCATTAGGAAGCTCAGATTCAACAACAAGTAGTCACACTGAAACAGAAGCTGGTGAAATAACCGTATCAGCACTAACAGATTCAACAACACAGAGTTACACTGAAACTCAACCGGAAGAAACAACATCACCAGGAAGCTCAGTTTCAACAACACAGAGATACACTGAAACTCAACCGGGAGAAACAACATCATCAGGAAGCTCAGATTCAACAACACAGAGTTATACTGAAACTCAACCTGGTGAAACAACATCACCAGGAAGCTCAGATTCAACAACAAGTAGTCACACTGAAACAGAAGCTGGTGAAACAACCGTATCAGCACTAACAGATTCAACAACACAGAGTTACACTGAAACTCAACCGGAAGAAACAACATCACCAGGAAGCTCAGTTTCAACAACACAGAGTTACACTGAAACTCAACCGGGAGAAACAACATCATCAGGAAGCTCAGATTCAACAACACAGAGTTATACTGAAACTCAACCTGGTGAAACAACATCACCTGGAAGCTCAGATTCAACAACGCACAGTTACACTGAAACTCAACCGGAAGAAACAACATCATCCGGAAGCTCAGATTCAACAACAAGAAGTCACACTGAAACAGAAGCTGGTGAAACAACATCATCAGGAAGCTCAGATTCAACAACGCACAGTTACACTGAAACTCAACCGGAAGAAACAACATCATCCGGAAGCTCAGATTCAACAACACAGAGTTACACTGAAACTCAACCGGGAGAAACAACATCACCAGGAAGCTCAGATTCAACAACACAGAGTTACACTGAAACTCAACCGGAAGAAACAACATCACCAGGAAGCTCAGATTCAACAACACAGAGTTACACTGAAACTCAACCTGGAGAAAGAACATCATCAGGAAGCTCAGATTCAACAACACAGACATACACTGAAACTCAAACCGGAGAAACAACATCACCAGGAAGCTCAGTTTCAACAACACAGAGTTACACTGAAACTCAACCGGAAGAAACAACATCATCAGGAAGCTCAGATTCAACAACAAGTAGTCACACTGAAACTCAAACTGAAGAAACAACATTATTCGAAAGAACAGAATCAACAACACAGAGATATACAGAAACTCAACCGGGAGAAACAACATCACCAGGAAGCTCAGATTCAACAACACAGAGTTACACTGAAACTCAACCTGGAGAAAGAACATCACCAGGAAGCTCAGATTCAACAACGCACAGTTACACTGAAACTCAACCGGAAGAAACAACATCATCCGGAAGCTCAGATTCAACAACAAGTAGTCACACTGAAACAGAAGCTGGTGAAACAACATCATCAGGAAGCTCAGATTCAACAACACAGACATACACTGAAACTCAAACCGGAGAAACAACATCACCAGGAAGCTCAGTTTCAACAACGCATAGTTACACTGAAACTCAACCGGGAGAAACAACATCATCAGGAAGCTCAGCTTCAACAACACAGACATACACTGAAACTCAACCTGGAGAAAGAACATCGCCAGGAAGCTCAGATTCAACAACAAGTAGTCACACTGAAACAGAAGCTGGTGAAACAACATCGCCAGGAAGCTCAGTTTCAACAACGCATAGTTACACTGAAACTCAAACCGGAGAAACAACATCATCAGGAAGCTCAGATTCAACAACGCACAGTTACACTGAAACTCAACCGGAAGAAACAACATCATCCGGAAGCTCAGATTCAACAACACAGAGTTACACTGAAACTCAACCTGGAGAAACGACAGCATTAGGAAGCTCAGATTCAACAACAAGTAGTCACACTGAAACAGAAGCTGGTGAAATAACCGTATCAGCACTAACAGATTCAACAACACAGAGTTACACTGAAACTCAACCGGAAGAAACAACATCATCAGGAAGCTCAGATTCAACAACACAGAGTTATACTGAAACTCATCCTGGTGAAACAACATCACCAGGAAGCTCAGTTTCAACAACACAGAGATACACTGAAACTCAACCGGGAGAAACAACATCATCAGGAAGCTCAGATTCAACAACACAGAGTTATACTGAAACTCAACCTGGTGAAACAACATCACCAGGAAGCTCAGATTCAACAACAAGTAGTCACACTGAAACAGAAGCTGGTGAAACAACCGTATCAGCACTAACAGATTCAACAACACAGAGTTACACTGAAACTCAACCGGAAGAAACAACATCACCAGGAAGCTCAGTTTCAACAACACAGAGTTACACTGAAACTCAACCGGGAGAAACAACATCATCAGGAAGCTCAGATTCAACAACACAGAGTTATACTGAAACTCAACCTGGTGAAACAACATCACCAG GAAGCTCAGATTCAACAACAAGTAGTCACACTGAAACAGAAGCTGGTGAAACAACATCGCCAGGAAGCTCAGTTTCAACAACGCATAGTTACACTGAAACTCAAACCGGAGAAACAACATCATCAGGAAGCTCAGATTCAACAACGCACAGTTACACTGAAACTCAACCGGAAGAAACAACATCATCCGGAAGCTCAGATTCAACAACACAGAGTTACACTGAAACTCAACCTGGAGAAACGACAGCATTAGGAAGCTCAGATTCAACAACAAGTAGTCACACTGAAACAGAAGCTGGTGAAACAACATCATCAGGAAGCTCAGATTCAACAACGCACAGTTACACTGAAACTCAACCGGAAGAAACAACATCATCCGGAAGCTCAGATTCAACAACAAGTAGTCACACTGAAACAGAAGCTGGTGAAACAACATCGCCAGGAAGCTCAGTTTCAACAACGCATAGTTACACTGAAACTCAAACCGGAGAAACAACATCATCAGGAAGCTCAGATTCAACAACGCACAGTTACACTGAAACTCAACCGGAAGAAACAACATCACCAGGAAGCTCAGTTTCAACAACACAGAGTTACACTGAAACTCAACCGGGAGAAACAACATCATCAGGAAGCTCAGATTCAACAACACAGAGTTATACTGAAACTCAACCTGGTGAAACAACATCACCAGGAAGCTCAGATTCAACAACAAGTAGTCACACTGAAACAGAAGCTGGTGAAACAACCGTATCAGCACTTACAGATTCAACAACACAGAGTTACACTGAAACTCAACCGGAAGAAACAACATCATCAGGAAGCTCAGATTCAACAACAAGTAGTCACACTGAAACTCAAACTGAAGAAACAACATTATTCGAAAGAACAGAATCAACAACACAGAGATATACAGAAACTCAACCGGGAGAAACAACATCACCAGGAAGCTCAGATTCAACAACACAGAGTTACACTGAAACTCAACCAGGAGAAAGAACATCATCAGGAAGCTCAGATTCAACAACACAGACATACACTGAAACTCAAACCGGAGAAAAAACATCACCAGGAAGCTCAGTTTCAACAACGCATAGTTACACTGAAACTCAACCGGGAGAAACAACATCATCAGGAAGCTCAGCGTCAACAACACAGACATACACTGAAACTCAACCTGGAGAAAGAACATCGCCAGGAAGCTCAGATTCAACAACAAGTAGTCACACTGAAACAGAAGCTGGTGAAACAACATCGCCAGGAAGCTCAGTTTCAACAACGCATAGTTACACTGAAACTCAAACCGGAGAAACAACATCATCAGGAAGCTCAAATTCAACAACGCACAGTTACACTGAAACTCAACCGGAAGAAACAACATCATCCGGAAGCTCAGATTCAACAACACAGAGTTACACTGAAACTCAACCTGGAGAAACGACAGCATCAGGAAGCTCAGATTCAACAACAAGTAGTCACACTGAAACAGAAGCTGGTGAAACAACCGTATCAGCACTAACAGATTCAACAACACAGAGTTACACTGAAACTCAACCGGAAGAAACAACATCACCAGGAAGCTCAGTTTCAACAACACAGAGTTACACTGAAACTCAACCGGGAGAAACAACATCATCAGGAAGCTCAGATTCAACAACACAGAGTTATACTGAAACTCAACCTGGTGAAACAACATCACCAGGAAGCTCAGATTCAACAACAAGTAGTCACACTGAAACAGAAGCTGGTGAAACAACCGTATCAGCACTAACAGATTCAACAACACAGAGTTACACTGAAACTCAACCGGAAGAAACAACATCACCAGGAAGCTCAGTTTCAACAACACAGAGTTACACTGAAACTCAACCGGGAGAAACAACATCATCAGGAAGCTCAGATTCAACAACTCAGAGTTATACTGAAACTCAACCTGGTGAAACAACATCATCAGGAAGCTCAGATTCAACAACAAGTAGTCACACTGAAACAGAAGTTGGTGAAACAACTGTATCTAAATATCCTGCAACATCTATTGATCCATCTACAGTTTCCTCTACACAGGAAACAACACTATTGGAAGGAACTGATTCAACCACAATAAGTTACACTGAATCTGAAAAAACTGAACCACCGATAGATACAACATCACTAGAACCCACATATTCTACAACACATAGTTTTACTAATACATCTTCAGTTGGAACAACGGCATCTGAATACTCTGAAACAACTGTTGAAAAATCAACAGCATCCTCTCCTTTAGATACAACTTTATCCAAATGGACTGATTCAACAACACATGTGTACACAGAGTTATCGTCTGCAGAATCTACTGTGTCAGATTACCCATATTCTACTACAGACCATTCAACAGCCAATTATACTACTCCAGCCCCATTCGATAAACCTCCTCGTTTTATGttaagttttttcttttttctattcattttttttattgttgtgttcatagtgattatatttttctggCGTAGGTCTTATAACAACGTATCGATTAAGTCCACTTACATTTCATTGTATCATATCTAG